One Brassica oleracea var. oleracea cultivar TO1000 chromosome C7, BOL, whole genome shotgun sequence genomic window carries:
- the LOC106303035 gene encoding uncharacterized protein LOC106303035, giving the protein MVDTRSMDENIDDFLKIETLKYGKDTLSLEEVTSAARSKDQDLKSSTASHESGEGYCARGRTEKRDPGHTKRECYANRKKYGGGEDEAEAAVVIDRESTNDALSVADMWHHNKWVIDSGCSYHMTCRRDWFHTFEELASGQVLLGNDCAVGVQGIGTINIKAYYSSIKMLTNVRFYKHGKLALPGTLSGSLYLLDGETVSGEVNSSVRKKPFMDETVLRHRRLGHMSMKNLQILARRGVIDKRKIRVLEFCESCVMGKQKRLSFNIGRHDTGEALRRMNKTLMGKVRCLLVESGLEEQFWAEAVSTSAYVTNMSPSSAIDRNIPEELWLGKKPGYLHLRRFGSVVYIHADQRRLKARAKKGIFVSYPSVVKGYKVWLLEEKKCVISRNVLFTEDKVYKDLSVCEVKANVTEKLRNQTVLGETARSASGPEVKPSIGAVDETAEVAVDETAEVAIDADDEQGESLEGYQLARDRVWRKIVPPARYSDSEDIAAFALYVADDVCAEEPQDYHGAMNSKERR; this is encoded by the exons ATGGTCGATACTCGGAGTATGGATGAGAATATCGATGACTTCTTGAAGATT GAAACGCTTAAGTACGGCAAGGATACATTATCGTTGGAAGAGGTGACAAGTGCAGCAAGGTCTAAAGATCAGGATCTGAAGTCCTCTACGGCTTCACATGAAAGTGGTGAAGGATATTGTGCTAGAGGAAGGACTGAGAAGAGGGATCCT GGGCACACCAAGAGGGAGTGCTACGCCAATAGGAAGAAGTATGGCGGAGGAGAAGACGAAGCGGAAGCAGCCGTTGTGATAGATCGTGAATCAACAAATGATGCACTGTCGGTAGCAGATATGTGGCATCATAATAAGTGGGTGATTGATTCTGGATGCTCCTACCACATGACGTGTAGGAGAGATTGGTTTCACACGTTTGAAGAGTTGGCTTCAGGACAGGTTCTTCTTGGTAATGATTGCGCGGTTGGAGTGCAAGGGATTGGTACAATCAACATCAAAGCTTATTATAGTTCTATCAAGATGCTCACGAATGTCAG GTTTTACAAGCATGGTAAACTAGCTCTTCCGGGAACCTTGTCTGGGTCATTGTACCTGTTAGATGGTGAGACTGTGTCAGGTGAAGTAAACAGCAGTGTCAGGAAGAAACCATTTATGGATGAGACAGTCTTGAGGCATAGACGTCTTGGGCATATGAGTATGAAGAATCTACAGATTCTTGCCCGGAGAGGGGTGATCGATAAGAGGAAGATTAGAGTTTTGGAGTTCTGTGAGAGTTGTGTGATGGGGAAGCAGAAGAGGTTGAGCTTCAATATCGGAAGACATGATACAGGTGAAGCTCTCAG ACGTATGAACAAGACTCTGATGGGGAAGGTAAGGTGCCTTCTGGTTGAGTCGGGTCTAGAGGAACAATTCTGGGCTGAAGCGGTGTCTACGTCAGCGTATGTGACAAACATGAGTCCATCTTCTGCAATAGATAGGAACATTCCGGAGGAACTTTGGTTGGGCAAGAAGCCCGGTTATCTGCACCTAAGAAGATTTGGATCTGTGGTTTACATCCATGCGGATCAAAGAAGGCTCAAGGCCAGAGCTAAAAAGGGAATCTTCGTCAGCTATCCATCAGTTGTGAAAGGATACAAAGTTTGGCTTCTTGAAGAGAAGAAGTGTGTTATAAGCAGGAATGTGTTATTTACAGAAGATAAAGTCTACAAGGATTTGAGTGTCTGTGAGGTTAAAGCAAATGTCACAGAGAAGCTAAGAAATCAGACTGTGCTGGGAGAAACAGCAAGATCTGCTTCAGGACCGGAAGTTAAACCTTCAATTGGAGCTGTTGACGAAACAGCTGAAGTAGCTGTTGACGAAACAGCTGAAGTAGCTATTGACGCAGATGATGAACAAGGTGAAAGCCTTGAAGGTTATCAGCTAGCAAGGGATAGAGTTTGGAGAAAAATAGTGCCACCTGCACGGTACTCTGACTCAGAGGATATAGCAGCGTTTGCGCTATATGTAGCTGATGACGTATGTGCTGAGGAACCTCAAGACTATCATGGAGCGATGAACAGCAAAGAGAGAAGGTAG